The Bacillus vallismortis genome window below encodes:
- the ywfL gene encoding octanoyl-[GcvH]:protein N-octanoyltransferase encodes MANQPIDLLMQPTWRIIDQSSLGPLFDAKQSFAIDDTLCMSVGKGVSPATARSWVHHNTIVLGIQDTRLPFLQDGIALLENEGYRVIVRNSGGLAVVLDEGVLNISLIFEDEKKGIDIDKGYEAMVELMRRMLNPYNANIEAYEIEGSYCPGSYDLSINGKKFAGISQRRVRGGVAVQIYLCADKSGSQRADLIRRFYQAALKDKRNDKKGVYPEICPETMASLSELLQTDISVQDLMFALLTELKALSTHLYSAGLSVDEEMEFEKNLVRMTERNAKVFG; translated from the coding sequence ATGGCAAACCAACCGATTGATTTACTGATGCAGCCGACATGGAGAATCATTGACCAATCCAGTCTCGGCCCTTTATTTGATGCGAAGCAGTCCTTCGCAATAGATGATACGCTGTGCATGTCCGTCGGAAAAGGCGTGTCGCCGGCGACAGCGCGCTCATGGGTGCACCATAATACGATTGTCCTTGGAATACAGGATACGCGTCTGCCGTTTTTGCAGGATGGCATCGCTCTGCTGGAGAACGAAGGGTACCGTGTGATCGTACGCAATTCCGGCGGTCTGGCAGTCGTTTTGGACGAAGGCGTTTTAAATATCTCTCTCATATTCGAGGACGAAAAGAAAGGCATCGATATAGACAAAGGATATGAAGCGATGGTTGAGTTGATGAGACGGATGCTAAACCCATACAACGCAAATATCGAAGCCTATGAAATTGAAGGATCATATTGCCCCGGCAGCTATGACCTCAGCATAAATGGAAAAAAATTCGCCGGCATCTCTCAAAGACGCGTTCGCGGCGGAGTCGCTGTTCAGATTTATCTTTGCGCGGATAAAAGCGGCAGTCAAAGAGCCGATTTGATCAGAAGGTTCTACCAAGCGGCGCTGAAGGACAAACGAAATGATAAAAAAGGCGTTTATCCGGAGATATGTCCGGAAACGATGGCGTCCTTAAGCGAGCTTCTGCAAACAGACATCTCCGTACAAGACTTAATGTTCGCTTTACTGACGGAATTAAAAGCGTTAAGCACACACCTTTACTCAGCCGGACTGTCCGTTGATGAGGAAATGGAATTTGAGAAAAACCTCGTTCGGATGACTGAGCGGAATGCAAAGGTATTTGGGTGA
- the cysL gene encoding cysJI operon transcriptional regulator CysL has product MYYDVLKTFIAVVEEKNFTKAAEKLMISQPSVSLHIKNLEKEFQTALLNRSPKHFTTTPTGDILYQRAKQMVFLYEQAKAEIYAHHHYVKGELKIAASFTIGEYILPPLLAQLQKLYPELNLDVMIGNTEEVSERVRMLQADIGLIEGHTNENELEIEPFMEDEMCIAAPNQHPLAGRRDISISDLQNEAWVTREKGSGTREYLDHVLSSNGLRPKSMFTISSNQGVKEAVISGMGLSVLSRSVLHKDLIHREISILHMKDLSLKRKLSYIHSPLMENTKNKEIFITMLKSNYQSQRLK; this is encoded by the coding sequence TTGTATTACGACGTACTAAAAACGTTTATAGCGGTAGTAGAAGAAAAAAACTTCACGAAAGCGGCGGAAAAGCTGATGATCTCCCAGCCCAGCGTCAGCCTGCATATCAAAAATCTTGAGAAAGAATTTCAAACGGCCCTCCTGAACCGGTCGCCAAAACACTTTACGACAACGCCGACAGGAGACATTTTGTATCAAAGAGCAAAGCAAATGGTATTTCTCTACGAGCAAGCCAAGGCCGAAATCTATGCGCATCACCATTACGTGAAAGGCGAATTGAAAATAGCTGCCAGCTTTACGATCGGAGAGTATATTCTTCCGCCGCTTCTGGCCCAGCTGCAAAAGTTGTATCCAGAGCTGAACCTCGATGTCATGATTGGCAATACAGAGGAGGTCAGCGAACGTGTGCGGATGCTTCAGGCTGATATCGGACTGATTGAAGGACATACAAACGAGAATGAACTGGAAATTGAACCGTTCATGGAGGATGAAATGTGCATTGCCGCGCCGAATCAGCACCCGTTGGCCGGACGGAGAGATATTTCAATCAGCGATTTGCAAAACGAAGCATGGGTGACAAGAGAGAAAGGCTCCGGGACAAGAGAATATCTCGATCATGTGCTCAGCTCAAACGGACTGCGGCCGAAGTCGATGTTCACCATCAGCAGCAATCAAGGGGTAAAAGAAGCGGTGATCAGCGGCATGGGTCTGTCGGTTTTATCCAGAAGCGTGCTGCATAAGGATTTGATCCACCGTGAAATTTCCATTCTCCATATGAAGGATCTCTCATTAAAGCGCAAGTTGTCTTATATTCATTCTCCTCTCATGGAGAATACGAAAAATAAGGAAATTTTTATTACGATGCTGAAAAGCAATTATCAATCACAGCGGCTGAAATGA
- the pta gene encoding phosphate acetyltransferase, producing MADLFSTVQEKVAGKDVKIVFPEGLDERILEAVSKLAGNKVLNPIVVGNENEIQAKAKELNLALDGVQIYDPHTYEGMEDLVQAFVERRKGKATEEQARKALLDENYFGTMLVYKGLAHGLVSGAAHSTADTVRPALQIIKTKEGVKKTSGVFIMARGEEQYVFADCAINIAPDSQDLAEIAIESANTAKMFDIEPRVAMLSFSTKGSAKSDETEKVADAVKIAKEKAPELTLDGEFQFDAAFVPSVAEKKAPDSEIKGDANVFVFPSLEAGNIGYKIAQRLGNFEAVGPILQGLNMPVNDLSRGCNAEDVYNLALITAVQAL from the coding sequence GTGGCAGATTTATTTTCAACAGTGCAAGAAAAAGTAGCTGGAAAAGACGTTAAAATTGTATTTCCTGAAGGTTTAGACGAGCGTATTTTAGAAGCTGTCAGCAAGCTTGCAGGAAACAAGGTGCTGAATCCGATTGTGGTCGGCAATGAAAATGAAATTCAAGCAAAAGCGAAAGAACTGAATCTGGCACTGGATGGCGTTCAGATTTATGATCCACATACATATGAAGGCATGGAAGACCTTGTACAAGCATTCGTTGAACGCCGTAAAGGCAAAGCGACAGAAGAACAGGCTCGAAAAGCATTATTAGACGAGAACTACTTCGGTACAATGCTGGTGTACAAAGGGCTTGCACACGGACTTGTTAGCGGAGCGGCTCATTCAACAGCCGACACTGTCCGCCCGGCTCTTCAAATCATCAAAACAAAAGAAGGCGTGAAAAAGACTTCCGGCGTCTTCATCATGGCTCGCGGAGAAGAGCAATACGTATTCGCGGATTGCGCGATCAACATTGCGCCTGACAGCCAAGATCTTGCCGAAATTGCGATCGAAAGTGCCAATACGGCAAAAATGTTCGACATTGAGCCTCGCGTGGCAATGCTCAGCTTCTCTACAAAAGGCTCAGCTAAATCTGATGAAACAGAAAAAGTAGCGGATGCTGTGAAAATCGCCAAAGAAAAAGCGCCTGAGCTGACACTTGACGGAGAATTCCAATTTGATGCTGCATTTGTTCCATCTGTAGCTGAGAAAAAAGCGCCGGATTCCGAGATCAAAGGGGACGCTAACGTATTCGTATTCCCAAGTCTTGAAGCAGGCAACATCGGCTATAAAATCGCTCAGCGTTTGGGCAACTTTGAAGCGGTAGGGCCAATTCTGCAAGGCTTAAATATGCCTGTAAACGACCTTTCAAGAGGATGTAACGCTGAAGATGTTTACAACCTCGCATTAATTACAGCTGTACAAGCACTGTAA
- the hemQ gene encoding hydrogen peroxide-dependent heme synthase, with the protein MSEQQMTNEAAKTLDGWYALHDFRTMDWTSWKLLSSDERQSIIHEFTGLLEKWGVAQKEGKGSQALYSIVGQKADFMLMILRPTMEELNEIELEFNKSRLAEFTIPAYSYVSVVELSNYLASGDGDPYENPHVRARLYPELPEFKYVCFYPMDKRRSGNDNWYMLSMEERRNLMRSHGLIGRSYAGKVKQIITGSVGFDDYEWGVTLFSDDVLQFKKLVYEMRFDEVSARYGEFGSFFVGNRLSLETLPQFLYV; encoded by the coding sequence ATGAGTGAACAGCAAATGACGAATGAAGCGGCCAAAACGCTTGACGGCTGGTATGCGCTTCATGATTTCCGCACAATGGACTGGACTTCCTGGAAGCTGCTGTCCAGTGATGAGCGCCAATCTATTATACATGAATTCACAGGATTGCTTGAAAAATGGGGCGTGGCACAAAAAGAAGGAAAAGGGTCGCAAGCGCTTTACAGCATCGTCGGCCAAAAAGCTGATTTTATGCTGATGATTCTTCGTCCTACAATGGAAGAATTAAATGAAATTGAGCTCGAATTCAACAAATCAAGACTTGCTGAGTTCACTATTCCGGCTTACTCCTACGTATCAGTGGTAGAGCTGAGCAACTACTTGGCAAGCGGCGACGGCGACCCTTACGAAAATCCGCATGTGCGTGCGCGCCTTTACCCTGAACTGCCGGAATTTAAATATGTATGCTTCTATCCAATGGATAAAAGAAGATCCGGCAATGACAACTGGTACATGCTTTCAATGGAAGAACGCAGAAACTTGATGAGAAGCCACGGCTTAATCGGCCGCAGCTATGCGGGCAAAGTCAAACAAATCATCACCGGCTCCGTCGGCTTTGACGATTACGAGTGGGGCGTTACATTATTCAGTGATGATGTGCTTCAATTCAAAAAGCTTGTGTATGAAATGCGTTTTGACGAAGTCAGTGCCCGCTACGGAGAATTCGGTTCATTCTTTGTCGGCAATCGCCTTTCGCTTGAGACACTTCCTCAATTCCTATATGTATAA
- the bacG gene encoding NADPH-dependent reductase BacG codes for MSKRTAFIMGASQGIGKAIALKLADQQFSVVINSRNLDNIEPVKENILAKHPEASVIVLAGDMSDQHTRAGIFQKIESQCGRLDVLINNIPGGAPDTFDNCHIEDMTATFTQKTVAYIDAIKRASSLMKQNEFGRIINIVGNLWKEPGANMFTNSMLNAALINASKNISIQLAPHNITVNCLNPGFIATDRYHQFVENVMKKNSISKREAEEQIACGIPMKRVGSAEETAALAAFLASEEASYITGQQISADGGSMKSI; via the coding sequence TTGTCAAAACGAACCGCATTTATTATGGGAGCCAGTCAAGGGATCGGAAAAGCAATCGCTCTGAAATTAGCAGACCAGCAATTTTCCGTCGTCATTAATTCGCGAAACTTGGATAATATTGAACCTGTCAAAGAAAACATTTTGGCCAAACATCCTGAAGCGAGTGTCATTGTTTTGGCGGGTGATATGTCTGACCAGCATACGAGAGCCGGCATTTTCCAAAAAATCGAATCTCAATGCGGTCGGCTTGATGTTCTGATTAATAATATTCCAGGCGGCGCGCCTGACACATTTGATAACTGTCATATAGAGGATATGACAGCCACGTTCACACAGAAAACCGTCGCTTATATTGACGCGATCAAACGTGCCTCCTCACTGATGAAGCAAAACGAGTTTGGCAGAATCATCAACATTGTCGGAAATTTGTGGAAAGAACCCGGCGCCAATATGTTCACAAACAGTATGTTGAATGCCGCTCTAATTAACGCCAGTAAAAATATTTCCATCCAGCTTGCTCCTCACAACATTACTGTCAACTGCCTGAATCCTGGTTTTATCGCTACAGACCGTTACCATCAATTTGTGGAAAATGTAATGAAAAAAAACAGCATATCCAAACGGGAAGCAGAGGAACAGATTGCTTGCGGAATTCCGATGAAACGTGTCGGATCAGCAGAAGAAACCGCAGCGCTCGCCGCGTTTCTCGCATCTGAGGAAGCCTCCTATATCACCGGACAGCAAATTTCCGCGGACGGAGGCAGCATGAAAAGCATATAA
- the bacF gene encoding transaminase BacF, whose product MEITPSDVIKTLPRQEFSLVFQKVKELEKTGAHIINLGQGNPDLPTPPHIVEALREASLNPSFHGYGPFRGYPFLKEAIAAFYKREYGVSINPETEVALFGGGKAGLYVLTQCLLNPGDIALVPNPGYPEYLSGITMARAELHEMPLYEENGYLPDFEKIDPAVLEKAKLMFLNYPNNPTGAVADAAFYAKAAAFAKEHKIHLIHDFAYGAFEFDNKPASFLGAEDAKAVGAELYSFSKTFNMAGWRMAFAVGNEKIIQAVNEFQDHVFVGMFGGLQQAASAALSGDPEQTESLKRIYEERIDFFTGLCEKELGWKMEKPKGTFYVWAEIPKMFETSHQFSDYLLEHAHVVVTPGEIFGSNGKRHVRISMVSKQEDLREFVMRIQKLNLPFASLQEVSR is encoded by the coding sequence ATGGAAATAACACCGTCCGACGTCATCAAGACACTTCCAAGGCAAGAGTTTTCGCTCGTTTTTCAAAAGGTGAAGGAATTGGAAAAAACGGGGGCCCATATCATTAATCTCGGACAGGGAAACCCTGATCTTCCCACTCCGCCTCATATTGTGGAGGCTTTGCGGGAGGCGTCTCTGAATCCGTCGTTTCACGGATACGGCCCATTCAGAGGCTATCCTTTTTTGAAGGAAGCCATCGCTGCTTTCTATAAAAGAGAATACGGAGTCTCAATCAATCCTGAAACGGAAGTTGCGCTCTTCGGCGGCGGGAAAGCCGGCTTGTATGTGCTGACACAATGCCTGCTCAACCCGGGAGACATCGCTTTGGTCCCGAATCCAGGCTATCCTGAATACTTGTCAGGGATTACGATGGCGCGAGCTGAGCTGCACGAAATGCCGCTGTATGAAGAAAATGGCTATCTGCCCGATTTTGAAAAGATCGATCCCGCCGTGCTGGAAAAAGCGAAGCTCATGTTTTTAAACTATCCGAATAACCCGACGGGAGCCGTAGCCGATGCGGCTTTTTATGCAAAAGCGGCTGCTTTTGCGAAAGAGCACAAGATCCACTTGATCCATGATTTTGCGTACGGAGCGTTTGAATTTGATAACAAACCGGCCAGCTTTCTAGGGGCAGAAGATGCCAAAGCAGTCGGGGCGGAGCTTTATTCATTTTCAAAAACATTTAATATGGCCGGCTGGAGAATGGCGTTTGCGGTCGGGAATGAAAAGATCATTCAGGCCGTCAATGAATTTCAGGATCATGTATTTGTCGGCATGTTCGGCGGGCTGCAGCAGGCGGCAAGCGCGGCGCTTTCAGGAGATCCTGAGCAAACGGAATCCTTGAAAAGAATCTACGAGGAACGAATTGACTTTTTTACGGGGCTGTGTGAAAAGGAATTGGGCTGGAAGATGGAAAAGCCAAAAGGAACATTTTACGTATGGGCTGAGATTCCGAAAATGTTTGAGACATCTCACCAATTCTCTGATTACTTGTTGGAGCATGCCCATGTCGTTGTCACACCGGGCGAAATATTCGGAAGCAACGGAAAAAGGCATGTCAGAATATCAATGGTGTCAAAGCAGGAGGATCTGCGGGAATTTGTCATGCGGATTCAAAAGCTGAACCTGCCGTTTGCATCATTACAAGAAGTATCCCGCTAA
- the bacE gene encoding bacilysin exporter BacE, translated as MKQLKPNSKYLLYGQALSFMGDYCVLPALLILSTYYHDYWVTSGVIVVRSIPMVFQPFLGVLVDRLDRIKIMLWTDIIRGLIFLGLMFLPKGEYPLIFLALLFISYGSGVFFNPARLAVMSSLESDIKNINTLFAKATTISIIVGAAAGGLFLLGGSVELAVAFNGVTYLISAFFISRIQLQYVPIQSENVREAFQSFKEGLKEIKTNAFVLNAMFTMVTMALLWGIVYSYFPIVSRFLGDGEIGNFILTFCIGFGGFIGAVLVSKWGFNNNKGLTYFTVLSIVSLALFLFTPIFAVSVIAAILFFIAMEYGEVLAKVKVQENAANQIQGRIFSVAEASIGLCISVGSMLINVFNAPVIMGLIVVMVSGLFLHTKLVNKSFLERDHKTEQKGVY; from the coding sequence ATGAAACAGTTGAAGCCCAATTCTAAATACTTGCTTTACGGGCAGGCGCTATCGTTTATGGGAGACTATTGTGTTCTCCCGGCCCTGCTCATTTTGTCTACATATTATCATGACTATTGGGTGACGTCGGGGGTCATCGTGGTCAGAAGCATTCCGATGGTGTTCCAGCCGTTTTTGGGGGTTCTGGTCGACCGGTTAGACAGAATTAAGATCATGCTGTGGACGGATATCATCAGGGGTTTGATCTTTTTGGGGCTCATGTTTCTTCCAAAAGGCGAGTATCCGCTGATTTTTCTGGCCCTTCTGTTTATTTCTTATGGAAGCGGCGTGTTTTTTAATCCGGCCCGTCTCGCTGTCATGTCATCATTGGAATCAGATATTAAAAACATCAACACGTTATTCGCAAAAGCGACGACCATCTCCATTATCGTCGGGGCGGCTGCAGGAGGGCTTTTTCTGTTAGGCGGTTCTGTAGAGCTGGCTGTTGCCTTTAATGGTGTGACATACTTGATTTCGGCATTTTTTATCAGCCGCATCCAGCTGCAATATGTCCCGATTCAGTCGGAAAACGTAAGGGAAGCCTTTCAGTCGTTTAAAGAAGGCCTGAAAGAAATCAAAACAAACGCGTTCGTGTTAAACGCTATGTTTACGATGGTTACGATGGCGCTTTTATGGGGCATCGTCTACAGCTATTTTCCGATTGTCAGCCGCTTTCTGGGTGATGGGGAAATCGGCAACTTTATTCTCACGTTCTGCATCGGCTTCGGCGGCTTTATCGGAGCGGTGCTTGTCAGCAAGTGGGGTTTTAACAACAATAAAGGCCTGACGTACTTTACCGTACTATCCATTGTCTCGCTGGCGCTGTTTTTATTCACGCCGATTTTCGCTGTCTCTGTCATCGCCGCAATTCTCTTTTTCATCGCGATGGAATACGGGGAAGTGCTTGCAAAGGTGAAGGTTCAGGAGAACGCGGCGAACCAGATTCAGGGGCGCATTTTTTCGGTGGCGGAAGCGTCTATCGGATTATGCATTTCTGTTGGTTCAATGTTAATCAACGTCTTCAACGCTCCGGTCATTATGGGGCTGATTGTTGTTATGGTAAGCGGATTGTTTTTGCATACGAAGCTCGTCAACAAATCGTTTTTGGAACGGGATCACAAAACGGAGCAAAAAGGAGTCTATTAG
- the bacD gene encoding alanine--anticapsin ligase — MERKTVLVIADLGGCPPHMFYKSAAEKYNLVSFIPRPFAITASHAALIEKYSVAVIKDKDYFQSLADFEHPDSIYWAHEDHDKPEEEVVEQIVKVAEMFEADAITTNNELFIAPMAKACERLGLRGAGVQAAENARDKNKMRDAFNKAGVKSIKNKRVTTLEDFRAALEEIGTPLILKPTYLASSIGVTLITDTETAEAEFNRVNDYLKSINVPKAVTFEAPFIAEEFLQGEYGDWYQTEGYSDYISIEGIMADGEYFPIAIHDKTPQIGFTETSHITPSILDEEAKKKIVEAAKKANEGLGLQNCATHTEIKLMKNREPGLIESAARFAGWNMIPNIKKVFGLDMAQLLLDVLCFGKDADLPDGLLDQEPYYVADCHLYPQHFKQNGQIPETAEDLVIEAIDIPDGLLKGDTEIVSFSAAAPGTSVDLTLFEAFNSIVAFELRGSNSQDVADSIRQIQLYAKLTAKYVLPV; from the coding sequence ATGGAGAGAAAAACAGTATTGGTCATCGCTGATCTTGGAGGCTGCCCGCCGCACATGTTTTATAAAAGCGCTGCTGAAAAGTATAATCTGGTCAGCTTTATTCCAAGGCCTTTTGCAATTACAGCCTCTCATGCAGCACTGATTGAAAAATACTCGGTCGCGGTTATAAAAGATAAAGACTATTTTCAGAGCTTAGCTGATTTTGAGCATCCCGATTCAATTTATTGGGCGCATGAGGATCATGACAAGCCTGAAGAAGAGGTCGTCGAGCAAATCGTCAAGGTTGCCGAAATGTTTGAAGCGGATGCCATCACCACAAACAATGAATTATTCATTGCCCCGATGGCGAAAGCCTGTGAACGTCTGGGCCTAAGGGGCGCCGGAGTGCAGGCTGCCGAAAATGCCAGAGATAAAAATAAAATGAGAGACGCTTTTAATAAAGCGGGAGTGAAATCGATCAAAAACAAACGGGTCACAACTCTTGAAGATTTCCGTGCCGCACTTGAAGAGATCGGCACACCCCTTATTTTAAAGCCTACATACTTAGCGAGTTCAATCGGCGTAACGCTGATTACGGACACTGAGACGGCAGAAGCTGAATTTAACAGAGTCAATGACTACCTGAAATCGATTAACGTGCCGAAGGCGGTCACATTTGAAGCGCCGTTTATTGCTGAAGAATTTTTACAGGGTGAGTACGGAGACTGGTATCAAACAGAAGGCTACTCCGACTATATCAGCATAGAAGGCATCATGGCGGACGGTGAGTATTTCCCGATCGCCATTCATGACAAAACGCCGCAAATCGGATTTACAGAAACATCACATATTACGCCGTCCATTCTTGATGAAGAGGCGAAAAAGAAAATTGTTGAAGCCGCCAAAAAGGCAAATGAAGGGCTTGGACTGCAAAATTGCGCCACACATACAGAAATCAAGCTAATGAAAAATAGAGAACCAGGTTTAATAGAGTCGGCGGCCAGATTCGCCGGCTGGAATATGATTCCTAACATTAAAAAGGTTTTCGGTCTTGATATGGCGCAATTATTATTAGATGTTCTCTGTTTCGGAAAAGACGCCGATCTGCCGGACGGATTATTAGATCAAGAGCCTTACTATGTCGCTGACTGCCATTTATATCCTCAGCATTTCAAACAAAATGGCCAGATTCCTGAAACTGCAGAGGATTTGGTGATTGAAGCGATCGATATTCCGGACGGGCTATTGAAGGGTGATACAGAAATCGTTTCTTTTTCGGCTGCGGCACCAGGCACATCAGTTGATTTGACACTGTTTGAAGCCTTCAATTCCATTGTTGCCTTTGAACTGAGAGGCAGCAATTCACAGGATGTGGCTGATTCAATCAGACAAATTCAACTGTATGCGAAGCTGACGGCAAAGTATGTGCTGCCAGTATGA
- the bacC gene encoding dihydroanticapsin 7-dehydrogenase: protein MNLTDKTVLITGGASGIGYAAVQAFLNQQANVVVADIDEAQGEAMVRKENHDRLHFVQTDITDEAACQHAVQSAVDTFGGLDVLINNAGIEIVAPIHEMELSDWNKVLQVNLTGTFLMSKYALKHMLAAGKGNIINTCSVGGLVAWPDIPAYNASKGGVLQLTRSMAVDYAKHQIRVNCVCPGIIDTPLNEKSFLENNEGTLEEIKKEKAKVNPLLRLGKPEEIANVMLFLASDLSSYMTGSALTADGGYTAQ, encoded by the coding sequence ATGAACCTCACCGATAAAACCGTCCTTATAACAGGAGGCGCATCAGGCATTGGTTATGCTGCGGTTCAGGCTTTTTTGAACCAGCAGGCCAATGTGGTTGTGGCGGATATTGACGAGGCGCAGGGAGAAGCAATGGTCCGGAAAGAAAATCATGACAGGCTGCACTTTGTGCAAACGGACATCACAGACGAAGCTGCCTGTCAGCACGCTGTTCAATCGGCGGTCGATACATTTGGAGGGTTGGATGTATTGATTAATAACGCGGGAATCGAAATCGTGGCTCCCATTCACGAAATGGAGCTAAGCGATTGGAATAAGGTGCTTCAAGTCAATTTGACCGGCACGTTTTTAATGAGCAAGTACGCACTCAAGCATATGCTGGCTGCCGGCAAGGGCAACATTATTAATACATGCTCAGTCGGCGGACTCGTGGCATGGCCTGATATTCCTGCCTATAACGCCAGCAAAGGAGGCGTTTTGCAGCTGACGCGGTCAATGGCCGTTGATTATGCGAAACATCAAATTCGCGTCAACTGCGTATGCCCGGGGATTATCGACACACCGCTAAATGAAAAATCATTCCTTGAAAATAATGAAGGCACACTTGAAGAGATCAAAAAAGAAAAGGCAAAGGTAAATCCGCTGCTGAGGCTCGGGAAACCCGAAGAAATCGCAAACGTGATGCTGTTTTTAGCCTCAGATTTATCAAGCTATATGACCGGAAGCGCCCTCACCGCAGACGGAGGATACACCGCACAATAG
- the bacB gene encoding 3-((4R)-4-hydroxycyclohexa-1,5-dien-1-yl)-2-oxopropanoate isomerase has product MKTKEDMQELYFPTPKLIEWENGVRQYSTVRGDTEVLMSYVPPHTNVEPHQHKEVQIGMVVSGELMMTVGDVTRKMTALESAYIAPPDVPHGARNDTDQEVIAIDIKRLKADETYTSPEDYFLNIFKTRDLLPGMEVTFFVEDWVEIMLAKIPGNGGEMPFHKHRNEQIGICIGGGYDMTVEGCTVDMKFGTAYFCEPREDHGAINRSEKESKSINIFFPPRYNRAKAKKIKADE; this is encoded by the coding sequence ATGAAAACTAAAGAAGATATGCAGGAGCTTTATTTCCCAACACCGAAATTAATAGAATGGGAAAACGGTGTGAGACAGTATTCAACCGTGCGCGGCGACACTGAGGTATTAATGTCTTACGTTCCGCCGCATACGAACGTTGAACCCCATCAGCATAAGGAAGTCCAAATCGGCATGGTCGTTTCAGGCGAGCTGATGATGACTGTCGGAGATGTGACGAGAAAAATGACGGCTTTGGAATCTGCCTACATCGCGCCGCCGGATGTGCCTCACGGGGCTAGAAACGACACAGACCAAGAAGTCATTGCGATTGATATCAAGCGGCTGAAAGCTGATGAAACATATACAAGTCCTGAGGACTATTTTTTGAATATTTTCAAAACAAGAGACCTATTGCCCGGCATGGAAGTCACGTTCTTTGTAGAGGACTGGGTGGAAATCATGCTGGCCAAAATCCCTGGAAACGGCGGAGAAATGCCTTTCCATAAACATCGGAATGAACAAATCGGCATCTGCATCGGCGGCGGTTACGACATGACGGTCGAAGGCTGCACGGTGGACATGAAATTCGGTACAGCCTATTTCTGTGAGCCTCGGGAAGATCACGGCGCCATCAACCGCTCAGAAAAAGAATCAAAATCCATTAACATCTTCTTCCCGCCGCGCTACAACAGGGCAAAAGCAAAAAAAATAAAGGCGGATGAGTGA
- the bacA gene encoding prephenate decarboxylase, with protein MIILDNSIQIKNRTDSISKLITVNTLGPEGTSSEYAAKHFISNFTLLQGLNSKLSLHDTFESCIERTLQSPLEYTIVPHAYDGIKHFYMRPDLQLLQIFRCDTPMYGLAVRPDFEFSDDMLDLSVIVSHPSPINLIKYFTRKEVRFKLVNSTSQAARKVKEGLYDIALTNELARQKYGLTFVKTFKSIPMSWSLFGKGDVDYEN; from the coding sequence ATGATAATATTGGATAATAGCATTCAGATAAAAAACAGAACTGATTCAATATCCAAATTGATTACAGTCAACACGCTCGGCCCTGAGGGGACAAGCAGTGAGTACGCAGCAAAGCATTTCATCTCCAATTTTACTCTTCTGCAGGGGCTGAACAGTAAATTGTCCTTGCATGATACATTTGAATCATGCATCGAAAGGACGCTTCAAAGCCCGCTGGAATATACCATCGTCCCACACGCTTACGACGGCATTAAGCATTTCTACATGAGGCCCGATTTGCAGCTTTTGCAAATCTTCAGGTGCGATACACCGATGTACGGCCTGGCTGTTCGTCCTGACTTTGAATTCAGCGACGATATGCTTGATTTATCTGTTATTGTTTCACATCCTTCACCCATTAATTTAATCAAATATTTTACCCGCAAAGAAGTACGTTTCAAATTGGTCAATTCGACCAGTCAAGCTGCAAGAAAAGTAAAAGAAGGCTTGTATGACATTGCTTTAACGAATGAGCTTGCACGGCAAAAGTACGGGCTTACATTTGTGAAAACATTTAAAAGCATTCCTATGAGTTGGTCATTATTCGGAAAAGGAGACGTTGATTATGAAAACTAA